A genome region from Acaryochloris thomasi RCC1774 includes the following:
- the sufB gene encoding Fe-S cluster assembly protein SufB, with translation MTASVKTLVNEPYKYGFVTDIEVDTIPRGLSEDVVRMISAKKNEPEFMLEFRLKGYRQWLKMTEPDWPHVHYPAIDYQDISYYTAPKEQEKKKSLDEVDPTLLETFEKLGIPLSEQKRLSNVAVDAVFDSVSVATTFREQLAKDGVIFCSISEAVHDYPELVKKYLGSVVPTGDNFFAALNSAVFSDGSFVYIPKGTKCPMELSTYFRINTEGAGQFERTLIIAEEGSSVSYLEGCTAPMFDTNQLHAAVVELVALDDADIKYSTVQNWYAGDENGKGGIYNFVTKRGLCAGKNSKISWTQVETGSAITWKYPSCVLVGDNSVGEFYSVALTNNMQQADTGTKMFHIGKNTRSTIISKGISAGRSQNSYRGLVKMGPKAKGARNYSQCDSMLIGSDAEANTFPYIQVQNHTAKVEHEASTSKIGEDQLFYFAQRGISMEDAVSMMISGFCKDVFNQLPMEFAVEADRLLSLKLEGSVG, from the coding sequence ATGACTGCAAGCGTTAAAACCCTTGTTAACGAACCTTATAAGTACGGCTTTGTCACCGACATTGAAGTCGATACCATCCCTCGGGGTCTGAGTGAAGATGTCGTTCGGATGATTTCAGCGAAAAAGAATGAACCCGAATTCATGCTTGAGTTTCGGCTCAAGGGCTATCGGCAGTGGCTGAAAATGACAGAGCCAGATTGGCCCCATGTCCACTACCCGGCCATTGACTATCAAGACATCTCTTATTACACCGCGCCCAAAGAGCAGGAGAAAAAGAAGAGCTTAGACGAAGTCGATCCAACGCTTCTGGAAACCTTTGAAAAGCTGGGTATTCCGCTTTCTGAGCAAAAACGCCTCTCTAACGTCGCGGTAGATGCCGTCTTTGATAGCGTCTCCGTTGCCACTACTTTCCGGGAGCAGCTCGCTAAAGATGGTGTCATTTTCTGCTCAATCTCTGAGGCTGTTCATGATTATCCTGAGCTGGTCAAGAAGTATCTCGGTAGCGTTGTTCCTACTGGAGATAACTTCTTCGCAGCTCTGAACTCAGCCGTCTTTAGTGATGGCTCCTTCGTCTATATTCCCAAAGGCACCAAATGCCCGATGGAGCTTTCAACCTACTTCCGCATCAATACAGAAGGGGCGGGTCAGTTTGAGCGCACCCTAATCATTGCTGAAGAAGGTAGCTCTGTGAGTTATCTAGAGGGCTGTACTGCGCCGATGTTCGACACTAATCAGCTTCATGCTGCAGTCGTTGAACTGGTTGCCTTAGATGATGCCGATATTAAGTACTCCACCGTTCAGAACTGGTATGCCGGGGACGAGAACGGTAAGGGTGGTATTTATAACTTCGTCACGAAGCGTGGGTTGTGTGCGGGTAAAAACTCCAAGATCTCCTGGACTCAGGTGGAGACGGGATCTGCTATTACCTGGAAGTATCCGAGCTGTGTTTTGGTGGGCGATAACTCTGTGGGCGAGTTCTACTCAGTGGCGCTCACCAACAATATGCAGCAGGCCGATACCGGGACCAAGATGTTTCACATCGGTAAAAACACTCGCAGCACGATCATCTCAAAGGGGATTTCTGCGGGACGTTCTCAGAACAGCTATCGCGGTCTGGTGAAGATGGGACCGAAGGCCAAGGGTGCTCGTAACTACTCTCAGTGTGATTCGATGCTGATTGGGAGTGATGCAGAGGCCAATACTTTCCCGTATATTCAGGTGCAGAATCACACTGCCAAGGTGGAGCATGAGGCTTCGACCTCCAAGATTGGCGAAGACCAGCTCTTCTACTTTGCCCAGCGCGGCATTTCGATGGAAGATGCTGTCTCCATGATGATTAGCGGCTTCTGCAAAGATGTCTTCAACCAGCTCCCCATGGAGTTTGCGGTCGAAGCAGACCGTCTGTTAAGTCTGAAGCTCGAAGGGAGCGTCGGCTAG